One Streptomyces sp. CNQ-509 DNA window includes the following coding sequences:
- a CDS encoding Rrf2 family transcriptional regulator has product MSEGVEWALHSCLNLAWAGPDRPVTAARLAAYHELPAPYLNKQLQALVRAGIVVSASGPRGGFRLARPLARITLMDVVAAVEGPDEVFRCTEIRQQGPGGGAPASYRPPCAFAHAMARAELAWRRELAGQTLDDVREQAEAQAPAAPERLRRWLANG; this is encoded by the coding sequence ATGAGCGAGGGCGTCGAGTGGGCGCTGCACAGTTGCCTGAACCTGGCGTGGGCCGGCCCCGACCGCCCCGTCACGGCGGCCCGCCTCGCGGCGTACCACGAGCTCCCCGCCCCGTATCTCAACAAGCAGCTCCAGGCCCTCGTCCGGGCCGGCATCGTCGTCTCCGCCTCCGGGCCGCGCGGCGGCTTCCGGCTCGCCCGGCCGCTGGCGCGGATCACGCTGATGGACGTCGTCGCCGCGGTCGAGGGCCCCGACGAGGTGTTCCGCTGCACGGAGATCCGGCAGCAGGGGCCCGGCGGCGGGGCGCCCGCGAGTTACCGGCCGCCGTGCGCCTTCGCGCACGCGATGGCGCGCGCCGAGCTGGCGTGGCGCCGGGAGCTGGCCGGGCAGACGCTGGACGACGTGCGGGAGCAGGCGGAGGCGCAGGCGCCCGCCGCGCCCGAGCGGCTGCGGCGCTGGCTCGCGAACGGCTGA
- the mihF gene encoding integration host factor, actinobacterial type: MKKIPGQRSPVECARALDQALEAQRARTALVRAIKNGEVDCVQALERAARDALAGDMLAKDFLLALPGVGPAQTAKLMTKLGLSDTRRLRSLAPVQRELIGAAVRS; the protein is encoded by the coding sequence ATGAAGAAGATCCCGGGACAGCGCAGTCCGGTGGAGTGTGCGCGCGCCTTGGACCAGGCACTTGAGGCCCAGCGAGCCCGGACCGCGCTGGTCCGGGCGATCAAGAACGGGGAGGTCGACTGCGTCCAGGCGCTGGAGCGCGCGGCGCGGGACGCCCTGGCCGGGGACATGCTGGCGAAGGACTTCCTGCTGGCGCTGCCGGGGGTGGGCCCCGCGCAGACGGCGAAGCTGATGACGAAGCTGGGCCTGTCGGACACCCGCAGGCTCCGCAGCCTGGCGCCGGTGCAGCGGGAGCTGATCGGCGCGGCGGTACGGAGCTGA